The genome window AATCAGATACTACGCCACTCAGGCTACAACTTACTTTCGCCCGGACCGCAGTTGGCCCGCTGCATGACATTGCACATTGATAAATCGGTCCGCAACCCCTATCTTCTTGATATCCAAGGCCGGACGCGGCGCTGCCGTGTGCGGCCGAAACCCTTAAGGTGAGCTGGCATATGGAGTTCAAGGACTACTACAGCATTCTCGGGGTAGAGCGGGGGGCGTCTGAGGACGAAATCCGGCGCGCCTATCGCAAACTGGCCCGCAAATACCATCCCGACGTCAGCAAGGAAAGCGACGCCGAGGTCCGCATGCGGGACGTGAACGAAGCCTATGACGTCCTGCGCGATTCAGAAAAGCGCCTGGCCTACGACAACCTGGCGGCCGGCGTGTCGCCTGACGGCGGATTCCAGCCTCCACCCGGCTGGGACGAAGGTTTCGAGTTTCATCGCGGCGCGGCTCCTGGCGACGAAGCGCAATTCAGCGAGTTTTTCTCGTCGTTGTTCGGCGGCCGCGGGCAACGCGGTGGCGCCCGGCAGCAGGATTTTCGCGCCCGGGGGGATGACCATCACGCGGCCATCGAAATCGATCTGGAAGATGCGCTCAAAGGCGCCACGCGAGACATCAGCCTGCGGGCGATGCAGATGGATGATCAGGGCCATCCTCACATGCAGACTCGTACGCTCAACGTGCGCATTCCTGCTGGTGTCCGGGAAGGGCAGTTCATCCGGCTGGCGGGGCAAGGTATGCCGGGTTATGGCGGCGGCGAAAGCGGCGACCTCTATCTTGAGGTCCGTTTCAAGCCGCATCCGCACTACCGCGCCGAAGGCCGTGATCTGTACATGACGCTGCCGGTCGCTCCCTGGGAAGCTGCGCTGGGCGCACAGGTGAATGCGCCCACGCCCGGCGGCACCGTCGAAGTCTCGATCCCGCCAGGATCGGGTAATGGCCGCAAGCTGCGGCTGCGCGGACGAGGCATACCGGGTGATCCGCCCGGAGATCTCTACCTGGTGCTGGATCTGGTGTTGCCGCCTGCCGATAGTGATGCCGCCCGGGATATTTACCGCAAGATGCAGCAGGACCTGCCCTTTAACCCACGGCGCCACCTGGGGGTCTGACCATGAAGAAGCTTGTCATCACCAGCGCCACCGTCGTGGGCAAAACGCAACCGCTTACTGCGGACGATCTGGCGCGCGCCTGCGGCGCGGAAGTGGAATGGGTAGCCCAACTGGTCGAAGTCGGTATCGTCAACGCCAGCGGCGGCAGGCCAGCCGAATGGCGGTTTTACAGCGTGGATTTGCAACGCGCGCTGGACGCGAGACGCCTGGAGCACAATTTCGGCGCGGGTCTGGATGCTGTGGCGTTGATTCTGGATCTGAGTCAGGAAGTGCGGCGCCTGAAAGCGCAATTGCGCGCGCTGGGCGGTTCGGACCACTGACTTGGCGCAGCGGGGGCTCGAAGGGTTTCTGTAAACTGAATGCTTGCCGTAAACCACGAACAAGCGAATAGCATCTTGGAGACTTCTTCCCCCCGCATGCCTGCCCCGTTGGGCAGCGCGCGGATCGATGGCCTGAAATCCTGTCTGCCCGTCATGATCGGCTACTTTCCAGTAGCCGTGACGTTTGGCATCGCAGGTATTGCAGCCGGTCTGACGCCGGTGCAAGTGATCCTGATTTCGGTGCTGGTCTATGCCGGCGCCAGCCAGTTCTTGCTGCTGGCCTCGATCAAGGCTGGTACGCCTTGGCTGTGGGTAGTGGCCTTGTGCTCGCTGCTCAATGCCCGGCACCTGCTCTATGGCCCGTTGCTGTCGCGCTTTCTGCCCGCGGGGCTGCGTGATCGCCTGAAGGTCGCATTTCTATTGACGGACGAGGTCTTCGCCACGGCATTCAACCGT of Achromobacter seleniivolatilans contains these proteins:
- a CDS encoding chaperone modulator CbpM → MKKLVITSATVVGKTQPLTADDLARACGAEVEWVAQLVEVGIVNASGGRPAEWRFYSVDLQRALDARRLEHNFGAGLDAVALILDLSQEVRRLKAQLRALGGSDH
- a CDS encoding DnaJ C-terminal domain-containing protein: MEFKDYYSILGVERGASEDEIRRAYRKLARKYHPDVSKESDAEVRMRDVNEAYDVLRDSEKRLAYDNLAAGVSPDGGFQPPPGWDEGFEFHRGAAPGDEAQFSEFFSSLFGGRGQRGGARQQDFRARGDDHHAAIEIDLEDALKGATRDISLRAMQMDDQGHPHMQTRTLNVRIPAGVREGQFIRLAGQGMPGYGGGESGDLYLEVRFKPHPHYRAEGRDLYMTLPVAPWEAALGAQVNAPTPGGTVEVSIPPGSGNGRKLRLRGRGIPGDPPGDLYLVLDLVLPPADSDAARDIYRKMQQDLPFNPRRHLGV
- a CDS encoding AzlC family ABC transporter permease, which produces MPAPLGSARIDGLKSCLPVMIGYFPVAVTFGIAGIAAGLTPVQVILISVLVYAGASQFLLLASIKAGTPWLWVVALCSLLNARHLLYGPLLSRFLPAGLRDRLKVAFLLTDEVFATAFNRLQNVNPARRQGWMIALGLGAWLTWIAGTAVGVYAGDGLERHYPMLSQVMRFALPALFMALVCQSAKRGMGLPIVAAVAGAGVVAAMGHTSLAILTGAVIGCAAYRLRRNP